ACTTACGCATTCAACAAACGAATGTACCACCGCAAAAGGTAATTACGAAAGATAATGTTCAAGTAGAAATTGATACAATTATTTTCTATCAAATTGTTGAACCAGAACTTGCGACATATGGTATTTCAAACTATGAATATGGTGTTCGTAATATTACTTCAGCAACGATGCGTCAAATCATCGGTAAAATGGAACTAGATGAAACGTTATCTGGTCGTGAAAAAATTTCAACAGAAATCCGCTTAGCGCTTGATGAAGCAACAGAAAAATGGGGCGTACGTATTGAACGTGTCGAAGTTGTTGATATTAACCCGCCAAAAGATGTGCAAGCATCAATGGAAAAACAAATGAAGGCTGAGCGTAATAAACGTGCGATTATTTTAGAAGCTGAAGCAGCAAAACAAGATAAAGTCCTTCGCGCTGAAGGGGAAAAGCAAAGTAAAATCTTGATGGCTGAAGGGGATAAAGAAGCGCGTATTCGCGAAGCTGAAGGTATAAAAGAAGCAAAAGAATTAGAAGCACAAGGGGAAGCACGAGCAATTGAAGAAATCGCAAAAGCAGAACAAAATCGTATTGAATTGCTTCGTGAAGCGAATTTGGATGAGCGTATACTTGCTTACAAATCATTTGAATCATTAGCTGAAGTTGCAAAAGGACCAGCAAATAAAGTCTTTATTCCGTCTAATGCAATTGAAACACTTGGTACTCTTGGGGCAATTGGAGAAATATTTAAAGAAAAACAAGCGAAGAAA
This genomic interval from Bacillus thuringiensis contains the following:
- a CDS encoding SPFH domain-containing protein gives rise to the protein MVALTLTIIFALIVVTFIALTIKIIPQQKVGVVERFGKFQRIMHPGLNILIPIVDRVRVYHDLRIQQTNVPPQKVITKDNVQVEIDTIIFYQIVEPELATYGISNYEYGVRNITSATMRQIIGKMELDETLSGREKISTEIRLALDEATEKWGVRIERVEVVDINPPKDVQASMEKQMKAERNKRAIILEAEAAKQDKVLRAEGEKQSKILMAEGDKEARIREAEGIKEAKELEAQGEARAIEEIAKAEQNRIELLREANLDERILAYKSFESLAEVAKGPANKVFIPSNAIETLGTLGAIGEIFKEKQAKKLPSNDTGKEQ